From the Planktothrix tepida PCC 9214 genome, one window contains:
- a CDS encoding P-II family nitrogen regulator — protein sequence MQAVKKVEIIISTLEIQEVLEVLDEAKVTGYTVIKNASGKGDRGLSNDDLGSVFSNAYIMTVCTNEKQLEQIVSNVTPLLKRVGGVCLINDATWIHH from the coding sequence ATGCAAGCCGTGAAAAAAGTAGAAATCATCATTAGTACATTAGAAATCCAGGAAGTTTTGGAAGTCTTAGACGAAGCAAAAGTGACCGGATATACCGTGATTAAAAATGCCTCTGGAAAAGGCGATCGCGGTTTGTCTAATGATGATTTAGGCTCAGTGTTCAGTAACGCTTACATTATGACAGTTTGTACGAACGAAAAACAACTTGAGCAAATTGTTTCCAATGTTACTCCTCTACTGAAACGAGTGGGAGGCGTGTGTTTAATTAACGATGCAACTTGGATTCACCACTAG
- a CDS encoding P-II family nitrogen regulator, which yields MQDIKKVEIIIDTFHIQDALNILDQVKVSGYTVIKDTSGKGDRGISCSDLECDFTSSYIMTVCTNEKQLNTLIELIKPLLQKVGGVCLLTDAKWVIH from the coding sequence ATGCAGGATATCAAAAAAGTTGAAATTATCATTGATACGTTTCATATTCAGGATGCACTGAATATTTTGGATCAGGTAAAAGTTTCTGGCTATACCGTCATTAAAGATACTTCTGGAAAAGGAGATAGAGGTATTTCCTGTTCTGATTTAGAGTGCGATTTCACCAGCAGCTATATCATGACCGTTTGCACCAATGAAAAACAACTCAATACCTTGATTGAGTTAATTAAACCTTTACTGCAAAAAGTAGGAGGGGTTTGTTTGCTCACCGATGCAAAGTGGGTGATTCATTGA
- a CDS encoding sodium-dependent bicarbonate transport family permease, with the protein MDGSLILFNILNPPVLFFFLGMLAVFCKSDLEIPQPLPKLFSLYLLLAIGFKGGYELAESGINAQIALTLIAAIVMALLVPFYSFFILRLKLDAYNAAAIAATYGSISAVTFITASSFLEKLHIQYGGHMVAALALMESPAIIIGIVLVRVFAPSKNGESEPFSWGKVLHESFLNGSVFLLVGSLVVGLLTGEKGWEKLQPFTQGIFYGALTFFLLDMGLVAAKRIRELKKTGSFLIAFSVFIPVANAIFGIIIGKLLGFGEGNTLLFAVLSASASYIAVPAAMRMTVPEANPSIYVSMALALTFPFNIIVGIPLYLEIIKHMGV; encoded by the coding sequence ATGGATGGAAGCCTGATTTTATTTAATATCCTCAACCCTCCAGTCTTGTTTTTCTTTTTGGGGATGTTAGCTGTTTTCTGCAAATCGGATTTAGAAATCCCTCAACCTTTGCCAAAACTATTTTCCTTGTATTTGTTATTGGCAATTGGATTTAAAGGCGGTTACGAGTTAGCAGAAAGTGGGATTAATGCTCAAATTGCCTTGACACTAATTGCTGCAATTGTCATGGCACTTTTAGTTCCTTTCTATAGCTTTTTTATTTTGCGTCTCAAACTTGATGCTTATAATGCAGCCGCCATCGCAGCAACCTATGGTTCCATTAGTGCTGTTACCTTTATTACTGCCAGTTCTTTCTTAGAAAAACTGCACATTCAATATGGCGGACACATGGTTGCAGCACTGGCTTTAATGGAATCTCCAGCCATTATTATTGGGATTGTGTTAGTGCGAGTTTTTGCTCCGTCAAAAAACGGTGAAAGTGAACCCTTCTCTTGGGGAAAAGTTCTACATGAATCCTTTTTAAATGGTTCCGTTTTTCTATTAGTCGGGAGTTTAGTTGTCGGACTATTAACGGGAGAAAAAGGCTGGGAAAAATTACAACCTTTTACTCAAGGCATTTTCTATGGTGCTTTAACCTTCTTCCTATTAGATATGGGATTAGTAGCTGCAAAGCGAATTCGAGAACTCAAGAAAACCGGATCATTTTTGATTGCCTTTTCCGTCTTTATTCCCGTTGCGAATGCAATTTTCGGTATTATTATCGGCAAACTCTTAGGATTTGGTGAAGGAAATACATTACTTTTTGCCGTGCTATCTGCCAGTGCTTCTTATATTGCTGTTCCAGCGGCGATGCGAATGACTGTTCCTGAAGCAAATCCTAGTATTTACGTTTCCATGGCTCTAGCTCTTACATTTCCCTTCAATATTATTGTGGGAATTCCTTTGTATTTAGAAATCATCAAACACATGGGAGTTTAG
- a CDS encoding carbonic anhydrase, with amino-acid sequence MPIKRIINGLNDFQENYFKTHQDLFERLSHGQTPDILFITCSDSRIDPNLLTQTEPGELFIIRNVGNIIPPHGTLNSSEGAGIEYAVQALNIKEIIVCGHSHCGSMKGLLQLQSLSDEMPLVYDWLKHHGESTRRLVRENYHHYSGEDLLNVAIQNNVLTQIENLKTYPVIRSRLHAGKLRLHAWVYEIETGTILAYDVNQNQFVPLEQEPFPVPDPLAMMHPS; translated from the coding sequence ATGCCAATCAAACGTATTATTAACGGTCTGAATGATTTTCAAGAAAATTATTTCAAGACACATCAAGACTTGTTTGAACGGCTATCTCACGGTCAAACTCCTGATATTTTATTTATCACTTGTTCTGACTCTCGAATTGATCCTAACCTACTGACTCAAACCGAACCCGGAGAACTATTTATTATTCGTAATGTAGGGAATATTATTCCCCCTCACGGAACATTAAATAGTAGTGAAGGTGCTGGAATTGAGTATGCAGTTCAAGCCTTGAATATCAAGGAAATTATTGTTTGTGGACATTCCCACTGTGGCAGTATGAAGGGATTGCTTCAACTCCAAAGTTTGTCTGATGAAATGCCGTTAGTCTATGATTGGTTGAAACATCACGGAGAATCCACAAGACGTTTAGTTCGAGAAAATTATCATCACTATTCTGGGGAAGATTTGTTAAATGTTGCCATCCAAAACAATGTTTTAACGCAAATTGAAAACCTAAAAACCTATCCCGTAATTCGATCTCGATTGCACGCCGGAAAACTCCGCCTTCATGCTTGGGTTTATGAAATTGAAACTGGAACAATCTTAGCCTATGATGTCAATCAAAACCAGTTTGTTCCTCTTGAACAAGAACCCTTTCCTGTTCCTGATCCTTTAGCCATGATGCACCCCAGTTAA